Genomic segment of Verrucomicrobiia bacterium:
CTCGACGAACCGACCGAGGGCATTCAGCCAAACATCATCGATCAGATTGGCGAGACCATCAAACGCCTGCGCAGTGAAGGACTCAAGGGCGACGGCCACAATTACGTCGAGGAGGTGGAGGGTGCCATCAAGCAATTGCGCCGGGAGGGCCGGCTCGGCATCCTGCTCGTCGAACAATACCTGGATTTCTGCCTCGACGTGGGCGACCGTTTTTACGTCATGGACCGGGGCAGCATCGTGGCGAAAGGCAACATTGCCGAGCTGAATGAAGACATCGTCAAGCAACACCTCACTGTTTAGCCCTCGCCTCTCATGGTAGCGCCCGTCACCCTTCCGCCGGGAAAAGCCGGCCGCGCGGCGCTCGAGGTGCAACTGGTCTTTCGCAAAAGCACCGTGATTTCCGCTTTCGCCACGAGTCCCATGAAACTGCTGACGCCGCGTTCGCGCGGTGACAGCGTGTGGGCCTGCACGAGCAGTTTTGGCGGCGGCCTCGTCGCGGGCGACCAGACGAGTCTGGAACTCCAGCTCGGCCCGGAAACGTGCTGCTTCCTCGGCACGCAGGCTTCCACCAAGGTGTATCGCAATCCCGCCGCGTTGCCTTGCGGCCATGAAACCCGTGCCATCGTCGATAACGGCGCCGCTTTGGTCTTCGCGCCAGACCCCGTGCAGGCCTTCGCCGGGGCCAGCTACGCACAGCGACAGGAATTCAACCTCGCTTCCGATGCGAACCTTGTGTTGCTCGACTGGTTCACCTCCGGTCGCGCGGCGCGCGGCGAACGCTGGGCTTTCGCCCGCTTCAGCAGCCGCAACCAGGTGAACGTCGGCGGCAAAACGGTCTTCCTCGATTCGCTTGCGCTCGATTCCGCTGATGGCGACCTTGCCGCACCGCATCGCACCGGGCGTTTCAACTGCCTCGCCGTGTTGCTGCTCGTCGGGCCGAAGCTCCACGACGCCGCGCAGAAGTTGCTGGCTAAAGTCAGTGCCGCACCCGTGCCGCGCCAGGCCGCTCTGGTTTTTAGCGCCAGCCCGATTGCCGATGGCGCGGTGCTCCGCATCGCCGGCGAGCACGTCGAAGCGGTCGGGCGCGAACTGCACAAATACCTTGCCCCGCTGAACGCGTTCCTCGGCGACGACCCGTGGGCGCGCAAGTGGTGAGACAGGGAACCGCAAATGAATACGAATGGACGCGACTGGGATGGGGCGAAGAACTTCCGCCAGATCTTGGAGTGCGGCGCTCTTCTGCCGCTTTGGCATCACAGGCTCGCGGTAGGAAGTCGCCAGAGGGCTGACGCATTCCAAGCCGTTACCGCGCCATTCACGCTCCAATTGCATTTGAATTCGTTTCCCTCCGTGTTCATCTGTGATTGAAAGTCCGGATATGCACTTATCCCCTCGCGAACTCGACAAACTGACGCTGCACCAGGCGGGCTTCCTCGCGCAAAAGCGATTGGCCCGCGGCGTAAAACTGAATCATCCCGAAGCCGTCGCGCTCATTGCCACCGTGCTGCTGGAATCCATCCGCGACGGCAGGAGCGTCGCCGAGCTGATGAACCTTGGCCGTCAGTTGCTGGGGCGCAATCAAGTCATGTCCGGCGTGCCCGAGATGATTTACGACGTGCAAGTCGAGGGCACATTTCCCGACGGCTCAAAGCTCGTCACCGTGCATCATCCCATCGCCAGCGAGAATGGTGATTTGAAACTCGCGCTATACGGCAGCTTTCTGCCTGTGCCGGAACTTTCGCTTTTCGCACCCGCCGCTACCGAACCCATTCCCGGTTCGACGGAAATCAAAGATGGCGAGATCGAACTCAACGCCCGTCGTGTTACAGCAGAGTTGGCTGTCACGAATCTTGGCGACCGCCCGATTCAAGTTGGTAGCCACTATCATTTCATCGAGACGAACGGTGCATTGAGGTTCGATCGCGCGGCTGCCTACGGCAAACGCCTCGACATTCCGGCGGGCACAGCCGTTCGCTTTGAACCCGGCGAAACCAAAACTGTGAAGTTGGTTGAAATTGCTGGCAAGAAAGTCATTCGTGGCGGCAACAACCTCGCGAGCGGCAAAGTTTCCGCCGCTGGGAAGAAGGCCGCCTTGAAAAGGGTGAAGGCCAAAGGATTTGCAACCACATAAATTGGCCACAGAGGCACAGAGCACACAGAGCAAATTCATTTGGATCTCTGTGCCCTCTGTGCCTCTGCGGCAAAAATAATTTGCTATGTCCCACAAAATGAAACGCTCCCATTACGCCGACATGTTCGGCCCGACCACCGGCGACAAGGTCCGGCTCGGCGACACTTCGCTCATCGCGGAAGTCGAGAAAGATTTCACGGTTTACGGCGACGAATGCAAATTCGGCGGCGGCAAAGTCATCCGCGAAGGCATGGGCCAGGCCGCGGGCGTCGGCGCGAAGGACGCGCTGGATTGCGTCATCACCAATGCGCTCGTGCTTGATTACACCGGCATCTACAAGGCCGACATCGGCATCAAGAACGGTCTCATCTCCGGCATCGGCAAGGCGGGCAATCCTGATGTGATGGCGGGCGTGACCAAGGGCATGATTGTCGGCGTCACCACGGAAGTCATCGCGGGCGAAGGCCTCATTCTCACCGCGGGCGGGCTCGACACGCACATCCATTTCATTTGCCCACAGCAGGCGCACGAAGCGATTGCCGCCGGTCTCACCACGATGGTTGGCGGCGGCACTGGTCCGGCGGTCGGCACGTGCGCCACGACCTGCACGCCCGCGCCGAATTACATCCGCGAAATGCTCCGCGCGGTGGATGCGTTGCCGTTGAACTTCGGCTTTACCGGCAAAGGCAACACCGCGATGCCCGCCGGTCTCGCGGATCAAATCAAAGCCGGCGTCATCGGCCTCAAGCTTCACGAGGACTGGGGCACGACGCCCGCCGCGATTGATTGCTGCCTCGGCATCGCCGACCAGCACGACATTCAGGTGACGATTCACACCGACACATTAAATGAATCCGCGTTCGTTGAAGGCACAATTGCCGCGTTCAAAGGCCGCACGATTCACACGTATCACAGCGAAGGCGCGGGCGGCGGTCACGCGCCGGACATCATCCGCATCTGCGGCGAGCCGAACGTGCTGCCGAGTTCCACCAACCCGACGCGACCTTACACGGTCAACACGATTGACGAGCACCTCGACATGCTCATGGTCTGCCATCACCTCGATCCGAACCTGCCCGAGGACGTGGCGTTCGCCGAAAGCCGCATTCGCGGCGAGACCATCGCGGCGGAGGACATCCTGCACGACCTGGGCGCAATTAGCATGATGAGTTCGGATTCGCAGGCCATGGGCCGCATCGGCGAAGTCATCACGCGGTCTTGGCAGACGGCGGACAAGATGAAGCAGCAACGCGGTCGTTTGCCCGAGGAAGCCGGCGACAACGACAACGTCCGCATCAAGCGTTACCTCTCCAAATACACCATCAACCCGGCACTGGCGCATGGCATGGCGCACGTCATCGGTTCGATTGAAGTCGGCAAACTTGCGGATTTGGTGCTGTGGAAGCCTTCCATGTTCGGCGCGAAGCCCGAGATGGTGATCAAAGGTGGATTCATCGCGTGGGCGCAGATGGGCGATCCGAACGCGAGCATTCCGACGCCGCAACCGGTTTACATGCGACCGATGTTCGGTGCGTTTGGCCGCGCGACCGGCGCGACGAGCATCGCGTTCGTGAGCCAGCTCGCGAAGAAAGCGAACGTCGGCAAAGCCTACGGCCTGACGAAACAAGTCGTCGCCGTGAAAGGCTGCCGAAAAGTTGGGAAGAAGGATCTCAAGTGGAACAACGCGATGCCGAAGATCACCGTTGATCCGGAAACCTACGAAGTCCGTGCCGACGGCGAATTGCTGACGTGCGAGCCGGCGAAGGTGTTGCCGCTGGCGCAACGGTATAATTTATTTTAGCTCGTAGCAGCCGATGTGAGTCGGCTTAAACTCATGTCCCGCGCCAGAAAAAAAGTGAGGCGACTCACGTCGGCTGCTGCAAAAAGCAACGCTCGCCCTCACCCTGCCCCTCTCCCCCGGGGAGAGGAGGAAACGCCCACGGTGTCGCGTGATGGCGGAACTTTTCGGTTGAATCAGCCTTTTGCTGGGAAAGGCCCCAAAGCTGGATTTGCTAACGAAGCCGGTCAACCGCCGGCAAGCGCTTCAAAGCCGCTCCCTCTCCTGGGGGAGAGGATTGGGGTGAGGGCGGACGTAAACACGAACTCTCCGACTGCTCCTAGCGACTTGCTCCTCTGGCAAGTCGCGGACTCCGCGTTC
This window contains:
- the ureC gene encoding urease subunit alpha; translation: MSHKMKRSHYADMFGPTTGDKVRLGDTSLIAEVEKDFTVYGDECKFGGGKVIREGMGQAAGVGAKDALDCVITNALVLDYTGIYKADIGIKNGLISGIGKAGNPDVMAGVTKGMIVGVTTEVIAGEGLILTAGGLDTHIHFICPQQAHEAIAAGLTTMVGGGTGPAVGTCATTCTPAPNYIREMLRAVDALPLNFGFTGKGNTAMPAGLADQIKAGVIGLKLHEDWGTTPAAIDCCLGIADQHDIQVTIHTDTLNESAFVEGTIAAFKGRTIHTYHSEGAGGGHAPDIIRICGEPNVLPSSTNPTRPYTVNTIDEHLDMLMVCHHLDPNLPEDVAFAESRIRGETIAAEDILHDLGAISMMSSDSQAMGRIGEVITRSWQTADKMKQQRGRLPEEAGDNDNVRIKRYLSKYTINPALAHGMAHVIGSIEVGKLADLVLWKPSMFGAKPEMVIKGGFIAWAQMGDPNASIPTPQPVYMRPMFGAFGRATGATSIAFVSQLAKKANVGKAYGLTKQVVAVKGCRKVGKKDLKWNNAMPKITVDPETYEVRADGELLTCEPAKVLPLAQRYNLF
- a CDS encoding urease accessory protein UreD translates to MVAPVTLPPGKAGRAALEVQLVFRKSTVISAFATSPMKLLTPRSRGDSVWACTSSFGGGLVAGDQTSLELQLGPETCCFLGTQASTKVYRNPAALPCGHETRAIVDNGAALVFAPDPVQAFAGASYAQRQEFNLASDANLVLLDWFTSGRAARGERWAFARFSSRNQVNVGGKTVFLDSLALDSADGDLAAPHRTGRFNCLAVLLLVGPKLHDAAQKLLAKVSAAPVPRQAALVFSASPIADGAVLRIAGEHVEAVGRELHKYLAPLNAFLGDDPWARKW
- a CDS encoding urease subunit gamma, which translates into the protein MHLSPRELDKLTLHQAGFLAQKRLARGVKLNHPEAVALIATVLLESIRDGRSVAELMNLGRQLLGRNQVMSGVPEMIYDVQVEGTFPDGSKLVTVHHPIASENGDLKLALYGSFLPVPELSLFAPAATEPIPGSTEIKDGEIELNARRVTAELAVTNLGDRPIQVGSHYHFIETNGALRFDRAAAYGKRLDIPAGTAVRFEPGETKTVKLVEIAGKKVIRGGNNLASGKVSAAGKKAALKRVKAKGFATT